The following are encoded in a window of Chaetodon auriga isolate fChaAug3 chromosome 24, fChaAug3.hap1, whole genome shotgun sequence genomic DNA:
- the msantd1 gene encoding myb/SANT-like DNA-binding domain-containing protein 1: MAAEEGFSYLMPGHSEKHRRAPNWTDGEMKALLYVWEEHHNELKMSKRNAKVYEKMSQRFFQLTGEQRFKEEIKMKITNMSFQYRRLKSTVTESGETPDWPYYKPIEKILSKPLENGRVNSLEFQASAAGPSTSSQSTDNLVPLSEEGMMGFLPEYTGSSDEMEIKQELDSLSSDSERTQGSSSHPTSARKRHANRHLSIKKKKLRVMQAMLQQQKRSSRAIEEMCREVRRAVHQQNLLQVQCLQLQDRMMNLMEKMIQPTSASWGQSGVKDPGKP; this comes from the exons atggcagcagaggagggtttCAGCTACCTAATGCCAGGCCACAGTGAGAAACACAGACGGGCCCCGAACTGGACCGACGGCGAAATGAAAGCCCTCCTGTACGTGTGGGAGGAACACCACAACGAACTGAAAATGAGCAAGAGGAACGCAAAGGTTTACGAGAAGATGTCCCAGAGGTTTTTCCAGCTGACCGGGGAGCAGCGTTTCAAAGAGGAGATCAAGATGAAAATCACCAACATGTCTTTTCAGTACAG GCGGCTGAAATCCACAGTGACTGAAAGTGGGGAGACACCGGACTGGCCTTATTATAAACCCATCGAGAAGATCCTCTCCAAGCCGCTGGAGAACGGGCGGGTGAACTCTTTGGAGTTCCAGGCCTCCGCTGCAGgcccctccacttcctcccagTCTACAGACAACCTGGTGCCCCTGTCGGAGGAGGGGATGATGGGATTCCTGCCAGAGTACACAGGCTCCTCAGATGAGATGGAGATAAAACAAGAGCTGGACTCTTTGAGCTCCGACAGTGAACGCACACAGGGCTCCAG CTCTCACCCAACTTCAGCCAGGAAAAGGCATGCTAACAGGCACCTGTccataaagaaaaagaaacttcGGGTGATGCAGGccatgttacagcagcaaaagagGTCGAGCCGGGCCATAGAAGAGATGTGCAGGGAGGTCCGTCGAGCCGTGCACCAACAGAACCTCCTCCAGGTccagtgtctgcagctgcaggaccGTATGATGAACCTTATGGAGAAGATGATCCAGCCCACATCAGCATCATGGGGTCAGAGTGGGGTCAAAGATCCAGGAAAGCCATGA